Below is a window of Cytophaga hutchinsonii ATCC 33406 DNA.
GCAGAAATCTCAGCTTGCGTTAATCTCTATAAGTACTTCCGGCGAGCTTAAAAAGAGTGTATTAATGCGTGCGCCGAATAAGGGAAAAGGTATTGCAACAAGGCCAAAGTTTGCAACGCAGGTGTCGGACAACCAGGTTATCCTTTTGGGTTATCTGCCGGGTGAATATAAAATAGGAAAAATAGATTTGAAATAAATCAGGCGAACACTGAAACAAAAAATCAAGGCGTCGCATTTCATTTGACGCGACGCCTTGATTTTTTAAAGCGTGCAACTATACTTCAAATGATTCAACAAAATCAGATTCATATAAAGACTTCATGAAATTGTTGTGAAACTTTACGGGGCCTTCTACTTCAATAACAACATAGATCAAACCTTTGCGCTTCCCTTGATTAATAATCTTCGGACTAAGCTTGAAAGACTTAATATTCTGCTTCATAGTTTGAATATGCTCCGGATTGTTAACCAGGTGTATGCGGTAAACTTTTTCCCGGTTCGTACGGTCAATATACCGTTGCAGCCAGGAGAAAGAGAGAAGAATAATTAAGATCAGGATAACAGAAATAATGGATATGGCAAATAATCCAAAACCAACCATCATGCCGATTGCAGCCGCGGCCCAGATAACGGCTGCTGTTGTAATGCCTTTAATTGTTCCGGTTTCCCGATAAATAACACCTGCACCCAGAAAACCGATACCAGTAACAATGGTAGAAGCAATACGTGTAGGATCGCCCTGGCCCATTAAAGCAACAGAAACAAGCGTAAATAATGTAGAGCCCAGCGTGATAAGAATAATTGTTCTGAAACCGGCCACTTTACTTTTATATTCGCGCTCAGCTCCGATTAAAGCGCCCAGCAGCAACGACAGACAAAGTTTTATTAAAGGCACTTCTATAGAATGCAGTTCACGTATAATTTCCGAAAGTAAGTCCATTTATAAGTTGTTAATTATTTTTTTTGCCCTGCTTTTAAAACTTGGTGCAGCAAACGGCAATTGATCTTCGATAATAATTTTCAGTTCGCTTTTCAATTCCGGGTAATGCTGTATGATGTTATACGCAACAGTCATTCCGAAAGCCTTTACAGCACTTTCTGTTTTTGAATCTGCTAAAAGAGCAAACAGCGTATCAATTAATTTTCCGCTGTACGATTCCGGAATGTCCATGGTCTGCAGGATCCGTAAACTGTTTCTACGCACACTTCCATGGATTGGTTTATCTAAACAGGCAATCAAGTGTGGAATATATGCTTCAAACCATTGAGGCTTTAATTCATAGGCCTTGCTTGCAGACCAGGAAGCGCGCTGAACAACAAGCTTTTCTTTACTAAAAAAAGCGTCCATCAGCTGCTTTAGATTTGATTTTGATTCCACCGCCCAAATACTGATTTTCTGTGCGTGAATTAAACTGTGTTCTTTCAGCAATTCCTCTTTGAGTTTCATTTAGCTTTGCAGAATATTATCAAACACTTCTCCCAGACGTGCTACCTCATGCAGTTGTATCGTGAACCGTTTTGGGTCCAGGCTTTTCATATTGTATTTAGAAATAAAGATATGCTTAAAGCCCAGCTTTTCAGCCTCAGAGATACGTTGTTCAATCCTGTTTACGGCACGGATCTCACCGCCCAAACCAACTTCACCGGCAAAGCAGATATCTGCCGGGATAATGGCATCGTGAAAAGAAGAAACCAGACTTACACACACAGCCATGTCCAGTGCGGGATCTTCTACCTTTAAACCACCGGCAATATTCAGGAATACATCCTGGGCGCCAAAGCGCATGCCGCCGCGTTTCTCCAATACAGCAAGCAGCATGTTCAATCGTTTTGAATCAAAACCTGTACTGCTCCGTTGCGGTGTACCGTACGTTGCAGCACTTACCAGCGACTGTATTTCTATCAGCAGCGGCCTGTTGCCTTCAAGTGTTGCACCAATTGCAATACCGCTGATCGCTTCGTCGCGTTGCGATAATAATATTTCTGATGGATTAGTTACTTCACGTAAGCCTTCTCCCGACATTTGATAGATACCCAGTTCAGAGGTAGAACCAAAACGGTTTTTTGTTGTACGAAGGATGCGATACGACAGATGCTGATCACCTTCAAACTGCAATACGGTATCAACCATATGTTCCAGTACTTTTGGTCCGGCCAGTGTGCCTTCTTTCGTAATATGCCCGATGAGGAAAACAGGTGTACCGCTTTCTTTCGCATATTTCAACAACTCTGCGGTACATTCACGTACCTGAGAGATACTGCCCGCAGCAGATTCTATAAAAGCAGAATGCAGTGTCTGAATTGAATCGATGATCAATACTTCAGGCTGCAGCATTTCAATCTGCTTAAAGATATTCTGCGTAGATGTTTCGGTTAAAATATAACAGGCATCTGAGGGAACTTCAATACGTTCGGCGCGCATCTTAATCTGCTGTTCGCTTTCTTCTCCCGAAACATATAATACTTTAACGGTTGAAAGTTTTAATGCAACCTGGAGCATCAGGGTTGATTTGCCAATACCCGGCTCTCCGCCAATCAGAACAATGGAACCCGGCACAATGCCTCCGCCTAAAACACGGTTCAGTTCCCCGTCGGGTGTAATGATCCGCTGTTCCTGACTGTATGTAATTTCTTTGAGGTGACGCGGGCGCTGAGCAATTTTAGCAGAGCTGCTGTTCCACGAAGTTTTATCTTCTTTCTGAATAATTTCTTCTACATAGGTATTCCATTCTCCACAGGAAGCACAGCGGCCGACCCATTTGGGTGATTGGGCACCACAGCTTTGACAGAAATAGGACGATTTTACTTTAGCCATAAATACGTTGTAAGTAATCTACAAAATACGAATAGTATAAGAGAAATGAAAAAATGCGCCTGCACGAATAACGAGCAGATAAAAAATTATTCAATTGGTTTCAACACCTCGCGTTTAAATGCTTTGAAAGGGTTTTCCCAAATAACATCCAGGGCAATGTAGCTTACGCTTTTTATATCCTCCTTGCCGATGAGATCGTTCATGTAGCCAATGCTGTAGATAAAGGAAGAATTTTCAGGGTCAATGGAATAATAAAAACACAGCCGCGTTTCTTTGTACGTAAAAGGCGACCAGTGATTTTCGGGCACGGTGGATTGTGTTGTTGACAGCAATGCTTCTATACTTGCCGTTAAGCGGTGTACTTTTGCTTCGTCCAGCGTTAGCGCTGCCTGCAAGCGGAACCGCGAACGTAATTGATACCGGCTGTCCTCAGGTTCAAAGTGCGGATCAAAAAAAGAACGAAACTCCTGCCTGTACGTTGCCACAAATTTTAAATTGTGCATTTTCAATTCATACATACCTCGGCCGTATAAGCGTATTTCCTGCTTGTGTGCAGGAGAGATTGCGTTGAATGACTTTCCTTCTCCATATTCATCCTGATTTCTGTAACTCACTGCCAGCGAATACTGCCAGTGTTTGTGAAACTTGTGATAGAATTCCTGATTCAAAACAAAGATATCCTGTAGTTTAAAAGGATTTTCAGATTGCGGACCGCTTATTCTGCCTATGCCGACATAACTGAACGATTGAATTTTGTTTGAGGAATCCAGAGATTGTCTCACGCCAAAAGCAAACCACGAGGCGGTATTGGATGCGCCTAAGCCCGGCGGGCTTATTTGTGCAGCGCTTTTATTTGTTAAAGCAGCAGCTAACCACATAAAGAATAAAAAGAATACGTGGCTCAACAGTTGCTTTTTCATACGGTCAATGTTTGTATCTCTAAAGTATCTATCAAATCCGGAAAAAAACAGGAACAATGAATCGTCCTGAAATAGGTTGACAGATTTTAATACTAATCCCAGTTATCAAAAGTAACTGGGATTTTTGTTTAATGCACCATTTCTGGCGTTTTCATTTTTAATGATAAATGAGGTCTTACGTTATTATATAATTGTATTGCTTGCTCAGTAAGCTCTTTTGCTACTTGTCTGGTTATTATTTTTTGACCTAATCCAAATTCTTCTTTGAGCGTTCTATTCATCCTTTCAGCTAACGCATTTTCATAAGGGTCAGATTGTTCGGTCATACTTATGCTTACTCCATTGCTATTTGACAATGCTACATATTCTTTACTGCAATACTGAAGCCCTCTGTCAGAATGATGAATCAATTTTGAATCAGGATACTTTCTATTTTTCAATCCCATTTCAAACGCTTTTATCATGGATTCTGTATCCATAGAGTCTGCTATAGAGTAGCCCATTATTTTTCTGCTGTAGGCATCAGTGACCATATTTAAATAGCAGTTTCCTTCATCTGTTTTTATGTATGTGATGTCACTAACCCATACCTGCTCAGGTCTATGTATGATGAGCCCTTTCACTATATTGGGATATTTCCTGAGCCAATGCTTAGACATCGTTGTTTGAATATATCTGCGCCTGGGCTTAATAAGCATATCATAAAACCTTAATATTGAGAAGAGTTTATCCCGGCCAACTTTGAGTTCTGCCTGATCAATAAACGGCTTTATAATATGGTAAGTCTTTTTTCCTCCTAATCTAGGAAGCTGCTTTCTTTGTGTATCTACCAGTTGTTTGATAGCCTTTCTTCTGTCAATGAGTATCAACTCCTGCTTGAGCATTTTGTATAAATACTGACGACTATAACCTAACGTTGAAGCTATACCTTTTACTGTGATAAATCTTCTTTGTTCCCCTTCTCTTTGAAAGCGGCTTCTGAGAGGGGCAAATACTTTTTTCTGATTTCTGTATCAAACAGCTCATCTGCTATGTCAATAGCGGCATTGAGAATTTCTTTCTCGGCTTCCAGGCGTTTTAGTTTACGCTCCAGTTCTTTGATTTGCTTATTGGGGGCCTTCTTTTTCATCTGGTCAGATTCTTTCCAATCCAATCTACCATGTTTTCGTAACCAAGTCAATACGGTACTTCTTCCCTGGATACCATATTTCAATTGTGCCTGCTTGTAGGTTAAGTCCCCTTTTTCTACTTCATCTACTAATTGTAGTTTAAAGGCTAAACTGTAATCTTTTTGAGTCCGCTTTACATAAACTCTTTTTCCTGTCTTTTCCATAAGTTTGACTATTTTGTGTCAACTTATTTCAGGACGATACACAATGAAAATATAAAAAAGCGTCTCTGATTATTATCAGAGACGCTTTTAACAGGAACGTAAAAAAGACTATTTTATAAACTTGCCCGTCCAGGCTTGTCCGTTACCTGTCAGTGTTAACACGTAAACGCCGGCTTCAAGATCAGCAACAGTTATTTTGTTCAGGTCTGTATTTGTGCCATTCTTAATAGCTAAGCCTGTTATAGAAGTGATAGACCAGGATTGGAAAGAACAATCTGCAGGAATATGAATCAGATCCTGAACCGGATTAGGATATAATGTAACCGTTGAAACGGTTGTCTGAGAAAGGATGCCTAAACTTGGCTCCTGACCAAAATCATAATAGAAATTATTTTCATACTTGCCATTAGATGAATTATAGCTGGCGCCTATTGCTTCTGTTATTTCACTGTTTGTATTCAGTGTATAAGAAAATTTTGTATTCAGAACCGGATTAGAACCTATTTGGCTATAAAAAGTGGAATCTATTTTAAGCGCGTTTGAACTTTTATAAAAATGATCCTGGTAAATGGAAACGTTGACTTTTCTGTTTCCCAGACCATCATACCCAAATTTAAATAAGGTATCGGTTTTTAAGGTATTGTTTGCATTGTAAACAACGGAAACACCTGCAAAAAACAAGTCAGATCCGCTGTATATATCTTTTAATTTGATGCGCTCAACTTTTCCATTCGAATGATAAGTTACATCATACTGTGCATACGTGTCAACTGTATTGTCTTCTGTATCATAAATAGTTTCACTGATGGACGTAATAGTTGTACCTGAAAGGAAGAAGGTATCTTTTGCATAGACTGCATACGGACCGGAATCACTTGATCGCACTTCAAGCGTGTAGGCAACATATCCGGTTTTTCTTGATACGGTTGTTTTACTTTCCACATAACTGAAGAACTCAGACTTTTCGCTGAACATGTCATAAATAGGCAAATCAGCATATTTACGCAAAACGACCGAACCGATTTCAAGAACAAAAGGTTTTTGCCCGAAGTATTGGGTGCGTTTTGTATAACCTGCTTTTAATGCAGGACTGGTAACTTCATAGCCAAAATATTCTAAAGGAGTTTTAGGAAGTTGTGTCAAGGTTACCTGCGCAGAGGCTGCGGTGCAGAAACAAACAACAAAAGCAAGAAGTAAAATTTTTTTCATGAGCAGAAAATTAAGATTGAGTAAACTTATTTAATAGTTGATACATCCATTGATTGGCCTTAACAGTATTGTCGTCGTTGTAAAAGGTGTCTTCCTTATGAATATAAGGACCTTCAATTAATTCATCCTGGCAATATTCGCTGATAAGTTTAATGGCATCGTGTGTCATTTCCATATGGAACTGCAAGGCCAGTACGTTGTCTCCGTACAAGAAAGCCTGGTTCACACACGCTTCAGAAGAAAGAAGGTGTGTAGCGCCTTCAGGCATGTTAAATGTTTCCCCGTGCCAGTGAAATACATTCATTGTATCCGGAAGGTCTGAAAACAAACCAACTGTTTTAGCCGCAGTCGTTTTTGTAACAGGCATCCAGCCGATTTCTCTGTAGGTGTTTTTAGAAACTGTTGCGCCTAATACTTCGGCAATCAGCTGGGCACCGAGGCAGATCCCAATTACTTTTTTGCCGCGTTCAATCGCTTTTTTAATTAATTGTTTTTCCTGAACCAGCCATGGATATTTTTTTTCATCGTGCACACTCATTGGTCCGCCCATCACAATCAGCGTATCAAAAAGTTCTACAAACGGCATGCGCTCATCTTCATAGAAACGTGTGGCAGTAACTTTATTGCTGGGTCGTCTAACCCAATCTTCCATGCAAGCCAGTCCCTCAAAAGGGACATGTTGAAAATAATGAATATTCATTCGAACGAATTGTAATAGGTACTAACTTCAAAAGTACGGTTTAATGCTTTATTATTCAAATTTGTTCGACGGGCATCGGAATTGCCGTATGAAATACAGGTTGTGTGGGATTTATACAAGTAATTTTAAAATAAGTGTAATAATTTGAAATGTATAGAATTTTCTCCTACACGCTTATTGAAGATTTTTTAAATACACCTCTATTGCTGCGAGTCTTTTATTGTCGCTGGAGACAAATACCGGGCATGCTTTGGCTTTATTAAAGGATGCAATCGCCTGTTCGTTTTTATTCCAGTATTTGTAAAGCAAACCCTGTTCATACCAATGACGCATGATCGTGGGGTTTAATGCAATGGCTTTAGCAAAAGCTTTTTCTGAATCTTCATATGTTCCATCGGGAATCTTTCCGATAAATGTCATGGCAAGCTGTTTCTCAAGCCAGCTTATGTTGCCTATCTCGCGGTAAAAAGAACCTAAAATAGAATACGCAATATCATCTTTAGGGTTCAACGCTATTGCACGGTTCAACTCTTTTTTTATTTGCGTACATAAACGAACTTTTGTTTTACTGCCTTCATACATAGCTGTATTGCCAAGTGCCGCAGCAAGCCAGGTGTGGCCGTTGGCATTGGTTTCTTCCAGTTCGATGCATTTATTTGCCGCACGTACAGCATTTCTGAAATTATATTCTTTCTCTGCCGGCACTGCGTTGTCCCCGTAGCAAACATATGCACGGGCAATTTTCCATTGGGCCTCAGCCTTTGTGGAATCCAGCTTATACCAGGCAATCGCATCGCGGTAGCGCATTAAACCAAAATACACATCTCCGCGGGCAATGCTTTCACTCGTTTGACCAAGCGCGGAAACACAAATTGCATTTACCAGTAATAAACCTATTGTAAGGATAATTAATAAAGAGCGTATTCTCATTTTTTGTACAGATCGTTTGCAATTTTTTCGGTTACATATTTTGGCAGCCATGCCGTAGCAGCAACAATAATTTTATTTAACAGTCCCGGAATAATTTCTGCCTTATGGTTATACATACCGCGCACACCAATACGTGCCACGGCTTCGGAAGTCATACTGAAAGTATCAGATTTTTTCTGGATTGCCAAACTCATACCTGCGCGTGTAACAAAATCAGTAGATGTTGGTCCGGGGCATAAACAACTTACGGAGAC
It encodes the following:
- a CDS encoding MgtC/SapB family protein is translated as MDLLSEIIRELHSIEVPLIKLCLSLLLGALIGAEREYKSKVAGFRTIILITLGSTLFTLVSVALMGQGDPTRIASTIVTGIGFLGAGVIYRETGTIKGITTAAVIWAAAAIGMMVGFGLFAISIISVILILIILLSFSWLQRYIDRTNREKVYRIHLVNNPEHIQTMKQNIKSFKLSPKIINQGKRKGLIYVVIEVEGPVKFHNNFMKSLYESDFVESFEV
- the radA gene encoding DNA repair protein RadA — translated: MAKVKSSYFCQSCGAQSPKWVGRCASCGEWNTYVEEIIQKEDKTSWNSSSAKIAQRPRHLKEITYSQEQRIITPDGELNRVLGGGIVPGSIVLIGGEPGIGKSTLMLQVALKLSTVKVLYVSGEESEQQIKMRAERIEVPSDACYILTETSTQNIFKQIEMLQPEVLIIDSIQTLHSAFIESAAGSISQVRECTAELLKYAKESGTPVFLIGHITKEGTLAGPKVLEHMVDTVLQFEGDQHLSYRILRTTKNRFGSTSELGIYQMSGEGLREVTNPSEILLSQRDEAISGIAIGATLEGNRPLLIEIQSLVSAATYGTPQRSSTGFDSKRLNMLLAVLEKRGGMRFGAQDVFLNIAGGLKVEDPALDMAVCVSLVSSFHDAIIPADICFAGEVGLGGEIRAVNRIEQRISEAEKLGFKHIFISKYNMKSLDPKRFTIQLHEVARLGEVFDNILQS
- a CDS encoding DUF2490 domain-containing protein; amino-acid sequence: MKKQLLSHVFFLFFMWLAAALTNKSAAQISPPGLGASNTASWFAFGVRQSLDSSNKIQSFSYVGIGRISGPQSENPFKLQDIFVLNQEFYHKFHKHWQYSLAVSYRNQDEYGEGKSFNAISPAHKQEIRLYGRGMYELKMHNLKFVATYRQEFRSFFDPHFEPEDSRYQLRSRFRLQAALTLDEAKVHRLTASIEALLSTTQSTVPENHWSPFTYKETRLCFYYSIDPENSSFIYSIGYMNDLIGKEDIKSVSYIALDVIWENPFKAFKREVLKPIE
- a CDS encoding IS3 family transposase gives rise to the protein MTVKGIASTLGYSRQYLYKMLKQELILIDRRKAIKQLVDTQRKQLPRLGGKKTYHIIKPFIDQAELKVGRDKLFSILRFYDMLIKPRRRYIQTTMSKHWLRKYPNIVKGLIIHRPEQVWVSDITYIKTDEGNCYLNMVTDAYSRKIMGYSIADSMDTESMIKAFEMGLKNRKYPDSKLIHHSDRGLQYCSKEYVALSNSNGVSISMTEQSDPYENALAERMNRTLKEEFGLGQKIITRQVAKELTEQAIQLYNNVRPHLSLKMKTPEMVH
- a CDS encoding IS3 family transposase translates to MEKTGKRVYVKRTQKDYSLAFKLQLVDEVEKGDLTYKQAQLKYGIQGRSTVLTWLRKHGRLDWKESDQMKKKAPNKQIKELERKLKRLEAEKEILNAAIDIADELFDTEIRKKYLPLSEAAFKEKGNKEDLSQ
- a CDS encoding T9SS type A sorting domain-containing protein is translated as MKKILLLAFVVCFCTAASAQVTLTQLPKTPLEYFGYEVTSPALKAGYTKRTQYFGQKPFVLEIGSVVLRKYADLPIYDMFSEKSEFFSYVESKTTVSRKTGYVAYTLEVRSSDSGPYAVYAKDTFFLSGTTITSISETIYDTEDNTVDTYAQYDVTYHSNGKVERIKLKDIYSGSDLFFAGVSVVYNANNTLKTDTLFKFGYDGLGNRKVNVSIYQDHFYKSSNALKIDSTFYSQIGSNPVLNTKFSYTLNTNSEITEAIGASYNSSNGKYENNFYYDFGQEPSLGILSQTTVSTVTLYPNPVQDLIHIPADCSFQSWSITSITGLAIKNGTNTDLNKITVADLEAGVYVLTLTGNGQAWTGKFIK
- a CDS encoding type 1 glutamine amidotransferase; amino-acid sequence: MEDWVRRPSNKVTATRFYEDERMPFVELFDTLIVMGGPMSVHDEKKYPWLVQEKQLIKKAIERGKKVIGICLGAQLIAEVLGATVSKNTYREIGWMPVTKTTAAKTVGLFSDLPDTMNVFHWHGETFNMPEGATHLLSSEACVNQAFLYGDNVLALQFHMEMTHDAIKLISEYCQDELIEGPYIHKEDTFYNDDNTVKANQWMYQLLNKFTQS
- a CDS encoding tetratricopeptide repeat protein, producing the protein MRIRSLLIILTIGLLLVNAICVSALGQTSESIARGDVYFGLMRYRDAIAWYKLDSTKAEAQWKIARAYVCYGDNAVPAEKEYNFRNAVRAANKCIELEETNANGHTWLAAALGNTAMYEGSKTKVRLCTQIKKELNRAIALNPKDDIAYSILGSFYREIGNISWLEKQLAMTFIGKIPDGTYEDSEKAFAKAIALNPTIMRHWYEQGLLYKYWNKNEQAIASFNKAKACPVFVSSDNKRLAAIEVYLKNLQ